One Calditrichota bacterium DNA window includes the following coding sequences:
- a CDS encoding aldehyde dehydrogenase family protein, with protein MPLIAGQMTGGSDFRAVRSPWSGEIVGECHFAGLDDISRALEVGAKAALTMRSLRNYQRAEILLKAASLLREKREEFARMIALEGGKPIREARAEATRAESTFTLAGEAARGWGGELLPLDITPAAGDRVALVRKIPVGLVTGIAPFNFPLNLVAHKVAPAIATGCAINLKPASYTPLTALMLRQVLIEAGLPEGAFNVLPAPAALSDPLVEDPRVQLVTFTGSAEVGWGIKRRAWRRRVCLELGGNAAAIVDETADLDHAARRIAVGGYAHTGQICISVQNVLVANSVYDDFMAKFVPLVEGLKLGDPLDETTEVAALIAESEAVRIEEWIGEAVQAGGILLTGGERDGSRISPAILTDVPGECRIVAEEAFGPVTVVSRFVTFDEALERVNSWKFGLQAGVFTRDIKRAMMAFSRLETGGIIIDDVPTYRVDNFPYGGVKESGFGREGVRYAMEEMSELRTLVLPAPK; from the coding sequence ATGCCACTAATTGCGGGACAAATGACAGGGGGTTCTGATTTTCGGGCGGTGCGCAGCCCCTGGTCGGGAGAAATCGTCGGCGAGTGTCACTTCGCAGGGCTGGACGACATCTCCCGGGCGCTTGAGGTCGGAGCCAAGGCGGCCCTAACGATGCGCTCGCTGCGCAACTACCAGCGCGCGGAGATACTTCTCAAGGCGGCATCTCTCCTGCGTGAAAAGCGCGAGGAGTTCGCCCGAATGATCGCCCTCGAAGGCGGCAAGCCGATACGGGAAGCCCGCGCCGAGGCTACGCGTGCCGAGTCCACCTTCACCCTTGCCGGGGAGGCCGCTCGCGGTTGGGGCGGCGAACTTCTGCCGCTCGACATTACTCCCGCGGCGGGAGACCGGGTGGCGCTGGTGCGTAAGATCCCGGTCGGGCTGGTAACCGGCATTGCGCCTTTCAATTTCCCGCTCAATCTGGTCGCGCATAAGGTCGCGCCCGCCATCGCCACCGGCTGCGCGATCAACCTGAAGCCGGCCAGTTACACGCCGCTTACTGCGTTGATGTTGCGACAGGTGCTCATCGAAGCCGGACTGCCCGAAGGTGCGTTCAATGTCCTCCCGGCTCCGGCTGCCCTGTCCGATCCGCTGGTGGAGGATCCCCGGGTGCAACTGGTAACCTTCACCGGCTCGGCAGAAGTCGGCTGGGGGATCAAGCGGCGTGCCTGGCGGAGGCGCGTCTGCCTCGAACTGGGCGGCAACGCCGCTGCCATCGTCGATGAGACCGCCGACCTCGACCATGCGGCTCGGCGCATCGCCGTCGGGGGGTATGCCCATACCGGGCAGATCTGCATTTCAGTGCAGAACGTCCTCGTCGCAAATAGTGTCTATGATGACTTTATGGCGAAGTTCGTCCCGCTGGTGGAAGGACTTAAGTTGGGCGATCCGCTCGACGAGACGACCGAAGTCGCTGCGCTGATCGCGGAGTCGGAAGCGGTTCGGATCGAAGAGTGGATTGGTGAAGCGGTGCAAGCCGGGGGAATCCTCCTGACCGGAGGCGAGCGAGATGGCAGTCGCATTAGTCCGGCTATCTTGACCGACGTCCCGGGGGAGTGCCGGATCGTTGCGGAGGAGGCCTTTGGGCCGGTCACGGTCGTATCCCGGTTCGTCACCTTCGACGAAGCGCTGGAACGGGTCAATAGTTGGAAGTTCGGTCTGCAAGCCGGTGTTTTCACCCGCGATATCAAACGGGCAATGATGGCTTTCAGCCGGCTCGAAACAGGCGGCATTATCATCGACGACGTGCCAACCTACAGGGTCGATAACTTCCCTTACGGCGGGGTCAAGGAATCGGGTTTTGGACGGGAAGGGGTGCGGTATGCGATGGAGGAGATGAGCGAACTGCGGACTCTGGTGCTCCCGGCACCGAAGTAA
- a CDS encoding response regulator: MSIQRRSIGRFSRECRKAEVEMPTREILIVDDDDDVREMLASYLELKGCSVAAVSAVEPAFKHLRGEAVCDLLLIDGTLPGMEGFEALQQIAELRPGLPVVLASGLPAAEYEAIAFRYGASAYLQKPFDLKRLDALIEDLAVEKRSS; encoded by the coding sequence TTGTCAATCCAACGCCGCAGCATCGGGCGTTTCAGCAGGGAATGTAGGAAGGCCGAGGTCGAAATGCCCACACGGGAGATTCTCATCGTCGATGATGACGATGACGTTCGCGAGATGTTGGCAAGTTATCTGGAACTGAAAGGTTGCTCGGTTGCCGCTGTCAGCGCGGTGGAGCCGGCCTTCAAGCACCTCCGCGGCGAAGCCGTTTGCGATCTATTGCTGATCGACGGCACTCTGCCTGGAATGGAGGGATTCGAAGCACTGCAGCAGATCGCGGAACTGCGGCCGGGGCTTCCGGTGGTGCTCGCTTCGGGTCTGCCGGCTGCGGAGTATGAAGCCATAGCCTTTCGCTACGGCGCGTCTGCCTACCTGCAAAAGCCATTCGACCTGAAGCGACTCGATGCGCTAATTGAAGACCTGGCTGTAGAGAAACGTTCGTCCTGA
- a CDS encoding choice-of-anchor D domain-containing protein, translating to MGLDRTPLLPYLWASYTSTLSGGTMKRLQSLLVTLTGGLLLTAANNAAALDYFRYTETDVNMSILVMSCTLDGEDLVARDEIGVFTPGGDCAGASAVDNNGFPVGIAAWQVEGRVPGFRAGEQLAFRVWDRDADEELLADISEVVDGNPVFEGNSFVALSLEAARGEAVPDISVSVEGLDFGAVRVGRVAEQTFTVQNRGRATLTVSDMSIGGGPFAVNFQGEVEIAAGAARDFTVTFAPEEVDSWDETLTIVSDDPDNDQVTISLTGSGEAAAPPNIVLSANERSFGRVLIDQARNWSLFIGNNGDQTLVVSEISSDNNVFTTDFDDELRVAPDGNAQVVVTFRPAAAQAYEGSLTISSNDPDQGEVSVRLLGEGVEPGEPPSIGLYEEEHFYGNVSVGQAASWRMVILNSGGSDLMVQSVSSDHQAFNVNFPNVEQRVRPGDYLYVPVTFGPGAEGFYNATLTVASNDPENGEITAMVGGVATQADGRHFRYYTTGFNHSLLVVEATLDGNALGARSEVGVFTRGGYCAGGGVIGNDGRVGMAAMGDDEDTDLIDGFNVNEAFRFKVWDADARVEAWAAAEWVEGPEVFTGEFSVLRLAGRVVAAPDIELSDHRNFYGQVEVGSTEDWTFRITNRGQGVLTVEDVATDMNEFTTDFEGEFDIGVGDGRDITVTFAPSAEVDYAGRLTLRSSDPVDSVLYIDLFGLGVDQVREPELVLPRANHYFGVQRIGGNYNYVLVMTNRGGGRLRIDDVRLQGNGFATNWPGQPREVDPGNQYELTITFSPQQAQVYNGQINIISDDPNNGDIAFALRGHGTASQTRFNALATNVNHTLLCEQVILVTVQGNEQPFARGNEVGVFTPRGLCAGAAVMEEEGRVAVACWGDDVNTPFDDGFRNGDAFAFRMYDRATRQEIVPEVSWTEGPRAWESNGFTRLNLRGQSEVDAAEIVVDPPVWQFGPVRVGQAVRHTFRISNNGGVDLTVSRIASNFNTITHNFNNQDRVVRPGEGFDVEVTFEPARVFAYEGILTVFSDDARRPQFPFNPCGSGTNILNNQGQPFHFQYFETDQNHSVLAVEFNMGGAPADVNDEFAVFTPAGHCAGAGIVTNPGEGVGLSAWGDDADERILINGFRAGEEMTFRIWDASQRREYEPEIEVVEGELNWTANDFTAITLNVANVFRVNPPNAVNIRENERAAFQLTLANAPGQMAFAWDSSQVFQNNQWRLIDLPNANRGNIQFADNRNNTANFQWDANFDASGQYKLYFSAFNNNQRDQATAVINIADVNRVPQRIGAFADNRVTMNEDAAVATYALVDTMFRDPDGDALSYEVRRRDPQQLDSLRIMVRNNRPELRIKPALNFNGQIACSLFARDGRGGETLYQFAVVVNAVNDNPVIAPDSAQVRRDGREGVEMRFSFSAQDVEDQANQLVWTMNDRGGLPQDGPQFADNGDGSMTFVWTPQFNESGNYTPQFTVTDRANATDQIRVDLRIADVNRPPVRQRDLQDVEMREDQAREDIQDLNGLWQDPDGQNIQFQLIAPPAPLQLQINNGILSAQPTANFFTRDSTHNYDMPLRVRVRGHDGAVGDTVAFLVNVEHVNDRPGYRANAIANRNVREDTTVNNNPEPVIQIAASLVALISDVDNRTASCSFFVATPQDTNLVRLFRFVITNDAQKRFTYQLTPNFNTAHLENGEARVQVWALDSTGVAEGQGGDSAYAFNFRVRPLNDPPQAFNLVDPPNNHAIQYDPDSLGSLQFAWSSAIPNRWEVDTTFYAVTFRLVGGAAGDTVQYPFAPDTSRNLDTLRLPPLPFQPILDTLTRQRREDNRHIAQAIEWWVSAFDSARVLSRAANAPFRFNIPPLEVKQSSQPEIPQVFTMAPAYPNPFNSGTTLKFGLPHSEAVEIAVWDMHGRKVATLQTGSLQAGQYELNWNAEGLTSGIYIIKMRAGNFEASQKAVLVR from the coding sequence ATGGGGCTTGACAGAACGCCTCTTTTGCCCTATCTTTGGGCATCTTACACCTCGACTCTTTCTGGAGGAACAATGAAGCGCTTGCAATCACTTCTCGTTACGCTTACGGGTGGACTGCTCCTGACTGCCGCGAACAATGCTGCGGCACTGGATTATTTCCGCTACACCGAGACGGACGTCAACATGAGCATCCTGGTGATGTCATGCACACTTGACGGCGAAGATCTCGTGGCGCGCGACGAAATCGGAGTCTTCACCCCCGGTGGCGATTGTGCCGGTGCGTCTGCAGTTGACAATAACGGTTTTCCGGTCGGAATTGCGGCCTGGCAAGTCGAGGGGCGGGTGCCCGGATTTCGCGCCGGCGAACAACTGGCGTTCCGGGTCTGGGACCGTGATGCCGACGAAGAACTCCTCGCCGACATCAGCGAAGTGGTGGACGGCAATCCGGTCTTTGAGGGCAACAGTTTCGTTGCCCTGAGCCTTGAAGCCGCGCGCGGTGAAGCCGTGCCCGACATAAGCGTTTCTGTAGAAGGACTTGACTTCGGCGCCGTCCGGGTTGGGCGGGTCGCCGAACAGACCTTCACCGTGCAAAATCGCGGCCGCGCCACGCTCACCGTTTCAGATATGTCCATAGGCGGCGGGCCGTTCGCGGTTAACTTCCAGGGCGAGGTTGAGATCGCCGCCGGAGCAGCACGGGACTTCACCGTGACCTTTGCGCCGGAAGAGGTGGACAGTTGGGACGAGACGCTTACGATCGTCAGCGATGACCCGGACAACGATCAGGTTACGATATCGCTGACCGGCTCCGGCGAAGCCGCCGCCCCGCCCAATATCGTCCTCTCGGCAAACGAGCGCAGCTTTGGCCGCGTCCTCATCGATCAGGCGCGCAACTGGTCGCTTTTCATCGGCAATAACGGCGACCAGACCCTGGTCGTCTCCGAAATATCATCCGATAACAACGTCTTCACCACCGATTTCGATGACGAACTGCGCGTCGCTCCCGACGGCAACGCCCAGGTGGTCGTTACCTTCCGGCCGGCCGCGGCGCAGGCCTATGAAGGCAGCCTCACCATATCGAGCAACGATCCGGATCAGGGCGAAGTCTCGGTCCGACTTTTGGGTGAAGGCGTCGAGCCGGGCGAGCCGCCCTCGATTGGCCTCTACGAGGAAGAGCACTTCTACGGCAATGTCTCTGTCGGTCAGGCTGCGTCCTGGCGGATGGTCATCCTCAACAGCGGCGGCAGCGACCTGATGGTGCAGAGCGTCTCCAGCGATCATCAGGCCTTCAACGTGAACTTCCCCAACGTCGAACAGCGCGTCCGGCCGGGCGATTATCTCTATGTCCCGGTTACCTTTGGACCTGGAGCCGAGGGGTTCTACAATGCAACGCTGACGGTGGCATCGAATGATCCCGAGAACGGCGAAATCACGGCCATGGTCGGGGGTGTTGCGACTCAAGCCGACGGCCGGCACTTCCGTTACTATACGACCGGCTTCAACCATTCGCTGCTGGTTGTCGAAGCGACGCTCGATGGCAACGCGCTTGGCGCCAGGAGCGAGGTCGGCGTCTTTACCCGCGGCGGCTATTGCGCCGGCGGCGGTGTGATCGGCAACGACGGACGGGTCGGCATGGCGGCAATGGGTGACGATGAAGACACCGACCTCATCGACGGCTTTAACGTCAACGAGGCATTCCGCTTCAAGGTCTGGGATGCGGACGCCCGCGTCGAGGCTTGGGCTGCGGCCGAATGGGTCGAAGGTCCCGAAGTCTTCACCGGCGAGTTCTCAGTTCTGCGACTGGCGGGGCGGGTCGTCGCCGCACCGGATATCGAACTATCCGATCATCGCAATTTTTACGGTCAGGTTGAGGTCGGCAGCACCGAGGACTGGACCTTCCGCATTACCAACCGCGGCCAGGGCGTTCTGACGGTCGAAGACGTCGCCACAGATATGAACGAGTTCACCACCGACTTCGAAGGCGAGTTCGATATCGGCGTCGGAGACGGGCGCGACATCACCGTGACCTTTGCGCCATCGGCCGAGGTCGATTACGCGGGGCGACTGACGCTTCGTTCCAGCGACCCGGTCGATTCGGTGCTCTACATCGACCTCTTCGGGCTTGGCGTCGATCAGGTGCGCGAGCCGGAACTGGTTCTGCCGCGCGCCAACCATTACTTCGGCGTCCAGCGCATAGGCGGGAACTACAACTATGTCCTGGTGATGACCAATCGCGGCGGCGGGCGGCTGAGGATCGACGATGTTCGCCTGCAGGGGAACGGCTTTGCTACGAACTGGCCGGGCCAGCCGCGCGAGGTCGATCCGGGCAATCAGTATGAACTGACGATCACGTTCTCGCCACAACAGGCTCAGGTCTATAACGGGCAAATCAACATCATCTCCGATGACCCGAACAACGGCGACATCGCCTTTGCGCTGCGCGGGCACGGCACCGCCTCCCAGACCCGTTTCAACGCCCTCGCCACCAACGTCAACCACACCCTGCTTTGTGAGCAGGTGATTCTCGTTACCGTGCAGGGTAACGAACAGCCCTTTGCGCGCGGCAACGAGGTCGGGGTCTTCACGCCGCGAGGACTATGCGCCGGGGCGGCAGTTATGGAGGAAGAAGGACGGGTCGCTGTCGCCTGCTGGGGCGACGACGTCAACACCCCGTTCGACGACGGCTTCCGCAATGGCGACGCCTTTGCCTTCCGGATGTATGACCGCGCCACGCGCCAGGAGATTGTCCCCGAAGTGAGTTGGACGGAAGGCCCCCGCGCCTGGGAGTCGAACGGCTTCACGCGTCTCAACCTGCGCGGGCAGAGCGAGGTCGATGCGGCAGAGATCGTCGTCGATCCTCCAGTCTGGCAGTTCGGGCCGGTGCGGGTAGGGCAAGCCGTCAGGCACACCTTCCGGATCAGCAACAATGGCGGCGTCGATCTGACGGTCAGCCGGATCGCCTCGAACTTCAACACCATCACCCACAACTTCAACAATCAGGATCGCGTCGTCCGTCCGGGCGAAGGCTTCGATGTCGAAGTGACCTTCGAGCCGGCACGGGTCTTCGCTTATGAGGGCATTCTGACTGTCTTTAGCGATGATGCGCGCCGTCCGCAATTCCCCTTCAATCCCTGCGGCTCGGGCACCAATATCCTGAACAATCAGGGCCAGCCCTTCCACTTCCAGTATTTTGAGACCGACCAGAACCATAGCGTGCTGGCGGTCGAGTTCAATATGGGCGGTGCGCCGGCCGACGTCAACGACGAGTTTGCGGTCTTCACTCCCGCCGGGCACTGCGCCGGAGCGGGCATCGTCACCAACCCGGGCGAAGGCGTCGGCCTCTCGGCGTGGGGCGACGACGCCGACGAGCGAATCCTGATCAACGGCTTCCGGGCCGGCGAAGAGATGACGTTCCGGATTTGGGATGCCTCCCAGCGACGGGAATACGAGCCTGAGATTGAGGTCGTCGAAGGCGAACTTAACTGGACTGCCAACGACTTTACCGCAATCACGCTCAATGTCGCCAACGTCTTCCGGGTCAACCCGCCGAACGCGGTCAACATTCGGGAGAACGAGCGCGCAGCGTTCCAGTTGACGCTTGCCAACGCTCCGGGCCAAATGGCGTTCGCGTGGGATAGTTCCCAAGTTTTCCAAAACAACCAGTGGCGGCTCATCGATCTGCCCAACGCCAACCGCGGCAATATTCAATTCGCCGACAACCGCAACAACACCGCGAACTTCCAGTGGGATGCCAACTTCGACGCATCCGGTCAGTATAAACTCTACTTCAGCGCGTTCAACAACAACCAGCGGGATCAGGCTACGGCGGTGATCAACATCGCCGACGTCAACCGCGTGCCGCAACGGATCGGGGCTTTTGCTGACAACCGGGTTACAATGAACGAGGATGCGGCCGTCGCGACCTACGCCCTCGTCGATACGATGTTCCGTGATCCTGACGGCGACGCGCTCAGTTATGAAGTGCGTCGGCGCGACCCGCAGCAACTCGACTCGCTCCGGATTATGGTCCGGAACAACCGTCCGGAACTGCGGATCAAGCCGGCTCTCAACTTCAACGGCCAGATCGCCTGCTCGCTCTTCGCCCGCGATGGCCGGGGAGGGGAGACGCTCTATCAGTTTGCGGTGGTAGTCAACGCCGTCAACGACAACCCGGTGATCGCTCCCGACAGCGCCCAGGTGCGTCGGGACGGCCGGGAAGGCGTCGAAATGCGGTTCTCATTCAGTGCCCAGGATGTCGAAGATCAAGCCAACCAGTTGGTCTGGACGATGAATGACCGGGGCGGCTTGCCGCAGGACGGTCCGCAGTTCGCCGACAACGGCGACGGTTCGATGACCTTTGTCTGGACTCCGCAGTTCAACGAGTCGGGCAACTATACGCCGCAGTTCACGGTGACCGATCGCGCCAACGCTACGGACCAGATTCGGGTCGATCTGCGCATTGCCGATGTGAACCGGCCCCCGGTGCGCCAGCGCGACCTGCAGGATGTTGAAATGCGCGAGGATCAGGCGCGGGAGGACATTCAAGACCTGAACGGCCTCTGGCAGGACCCCGACGGGCAAAACATCCAGTTCCAACTCATCGCGCCGCCGGCGCCGTTGCAGTTGCAGATCAACAACGGCATCCTCTCGGCTCAGCCGACCGCTAACTTCTTCACCCGCGATTCGACGCACAACTACGACATGCCGCTGCGGGTGCGGGTGCGCGGTCACGACGGGGCAGTGGGTGATACTGTCGCTTTCCTTGTAAATGTGGAGCACGTCAACGACCGCCCGGGCTATCGCGCCAACGCCATTGCCAACCGGAACGTCCGCGAGGATACCACCGTCAACAATAACCCCGAGCCGGTGATTCAGATCGCGGCCAGTCTGGTGGCGCTCATTTCCGACGTCGATAACCGGACCGCGTCGTGCAGTTTCTTCGTTGCCACACCGCAGGATACGAATCTGGTGCGGCTTTTCCGGTTCGTCATCACGAACGACGCCCAGAAGCGGTTCACCTACCAGTTGACGCCTAACTTCAACACCGCGCATCTGGAGAACGGCGAAGCGCGGGTGCAGGTCTGGGCGCTCGACTCAACCGGGGTCGCCGAAGGGCAAGGCGGAGATTCAGCCTACGCCTTCAACTTCCGGGTGCGGCCGCTCAACGACCCGCCGCAAGCCTTCAATCTGGTGGATCCGCCTAACAACCACGCCATCCAGTATGATCCCGACTCGCTTGGATCGCTGCAGTTTGCCTGGTCGAGTGCGATCCCGAACCGGTGGGAGGTCGATACGACATTCTATGCCGTAACCTTCCGTCTGGTTGGTGGCGCGGCCGGCGATACCGTGCAGTATCCCTTCGCCCCCGATACGTCCCGCAACCTCGACACCTTGCGTCTGCCGCCGCTGCCGTTCCAGCCGATACTCGACACCCTCACCCGGCAGCGTCGGGAGGACAACCGGCATATCGCCCAGGCGATCGAGTGGTGGGTGAGCGCTTTCGACTCCGCGCGGGTGCTGTCGCGAGCGGCTAATGCGCCGTTCCGGTTCAACATCCCGCCGCTTGAAGTGAAGCAGTCGTCTCAACCCGAGATTCCGCAGGTCTTCACGATGGCGCCGGCGTACCCGAATCCGTTCAACAGCGGCACGACGCTGAAGTTCGGGCTGCCGCATTCGGAAGCAGTCGAGATCGCCGTCTGGGATATGCACGGCCGCAAGGTCGCCACACTCCAGACCGGTTCGCTGCAAGCCGGGCAGTATGAACTGAACTGGAATGCCGAAGGCCTCACCTCGGGCATCTACATCATCAAGATGCGCGCCGGGAATTTCGAGGCCAGCCAGAAGGCGGTGCTCGTCCGGTAA
- a CDS encoding T9SS type A sorting domain-containing protein: MIRNICKYILIFCALLPGAAMASHYDFDTTDVNMSILVRDIFLVSLHWSADDEIGLFTPDGVCGGGAVVDRFPAGLPAWGDDALTEEIDGFRAGEPIRFAYWDVSAETEINLEGVFVLQGEEVWQPNGLMIVDLREGGAEWSVRATGGRHRFTCSGIEVFWLEEAMAPADLDQIAIVAPDDRPVGVLIWNAEAGEASGWAYADDPATEDTVDGYQAGEALAFYLRYRRDDSTYYFRPDAEHQPLEWEITQGDTAYRTGGETRFLLSNDPYNAVRGPANPVAYDFLRIHPNPTNGAVRIELGIAQSGDYRLVLTDPAGRRIRTVASRRFEAGRSALALDLGVLPAGSYFLQLEGRGIRRTTPLHLLR; encoded by the coding sequence TTGATCCGGAACATCTGTAAATACATACTTATTTTTTGTGCCCTGCTGCCCGGGGCGGCGATGGCGTCGCACTACGACTTCGACACCACCGACGTCAACATGTCGATACTGGTGCGGGACATCTTCCTCGTCAGCCTGCACTGGAGTGCGGACGACGAGATCGGGCTCTTCACTCCCGACGGCGTCTGCGGCGGCGGAGCGGTCGTCGATAGATTCCCGGCCGGGCTTCCGGCTTGGGGCGACGACGCCCTGACTGAAGAGATCGACGGATTCCGCGCCGGTGAGCCGATCCGGTTCGCCTACTGGGACGTTTCGGCAGAGACAGAAATCAACCTCGAGGGCGTCTTCGTCCTGCAGGGCGAGGAAGTCTGGCAGCCGAATGGCCTGATGATCGTAGATTTGCGCGAGGGCGGCGCTGAGTGGTCGGTGCGGGCGACCGGCGGGCGCCACCGGTTCACCTGCTCGGGCATCGAGGTTTTCTGGCTCGAAGAGGCAATGGCGCCGGCGGATCTGGATCAGATCGCCATCGTCGCTCCCGACGACCGTCCGGTCGGGGTTCTGATTTGGAATGCTGAAGCCGGCGAGGCTTCCGGCTGGGCTTATGCCGACGACCCGGCGACCGAAGATACCGTGGATGGATATCAAGCCGGTGAAGCGCTCGCCTTTTATTTGCGTTATCGTCGCGACGATTCGACCTACTACTTCCGTCCCGATGCCGAGCACCAACCGCTCGAATGGGAAATCACGCAGGGCGATACCGCCTACCGCACCGGCGGCGAAACGCGTTTTCTACTGTCCAACGATCCTTACAATGCGGTGCGGGGACCGGCGAACCCGGTTGCCTACGACTTTCTACGTATCCATCCCAATCCGACCAACGGCGCCGTCCGGATTGAACTCGGTATTGCGCAAAGCGGGGACTACCGACTGGTGCTCACCGACCCCGCCGGTCGTCGCATCCGCACCGTCGCCAGCCGCCGGTTCGAAGCGGGACGCAGCGCCCTGGCATTGGACCTCGGAGTCTTGCCGGCCGGGTCCTATTTCCTGCAACTTGAAGGACGCGGGATTCGGCGGACGACGCCGCTCCATCTGTTGCGGTAG
- the rfbB gene encoding dTDP-glucose 4,6-dehydratase: MKRILITGGAGFIGSNLIRFLLGERPDWELVNLDALTYAGNLQSLADVEAHPRYRFVKGDICDSEVVRAAMEGCSGVFHLAAESHVDRSILDAAPFLRTNVLGTQVLLEMARQIGVGRFLLVSTDEVYGSLSPDDPPFHEDLPLAPNSPYSASKAGADLLAKAYFATYGLPVVITRCSNNYGPYQFPEKLIPLIIRNALSDRIIPVYGDGMQVRDWIYVEDHCRGLLNAFERGKPGEVYNLGGHAEMPNIAIVRQALAALGKPESLIRHVTDRPGHDRRYAMATDRAEKELGWRPGHRFEEALPATIRWYVENADWIESVASGAYQEYYHRQYGKR, translated from the coding sequence TTGAAGCGCATTCTCATCACCGGCGGAGCCGGTTTCATCGGCTCAAACCTGATCCGCTTTCTCCTGGGCGAACGTCCCGATTGGGAACTCGTCAACCTTGATGCTCTGACTTACGCCGGGAATCTCCAGTCCCTGGCCGACGTCGAGGCGCATCCCCGGTACCGTTTCGTCAAGGGCGACATCTGCGATTCGGAAGTCGTTCGCGCGGCGATGGAGGGTTGCTCCGGAGTGTTCCATCTGGCGGCCGAGTCGCACGTGGACCGTTCGATCCTCGATGCGGCACCGTTCCTGCGCACCAATGTCCTTGGGACCCAGGTGCTGCTCGAAATGGCACGTCAGATAGGTGTCGGTCGTTTTCTCCTCGTTTCCACCGATGAGGTATATGGCTCGCTATCGCCCGACGATCCGCCGTTCCACGAGGACTTGCCACTCGCGCCGAACAGTCCCTACTCGGCCTCGAAAGCCGGCGCCGATTTACTAGCCAAAGCCTATTTCGCAACTTACGGACTACCCGTCGTCATCACGCGCTGCTCGAACAACTACGGGCCTTATCAGTTCCCGGAAAAGTTGATTCCCCTCATTATCCGCAATGCCCTCTCGGACCGGATCATCCCGGTCTATGGCGACGGCATGCAGGTACGGGACTGGATCTATGTCGAGGATCATTGCCGGGGATTGCTGAATGCATTTGAACGTGGCAAGCCGGGCGAAGTCTATAACCTTGGCGGACATGCCGAGATGCCAAACATCGCCATCGTCAGACAGGCGCTTGCCGCACTCGGCAAGCCGGAGTCGCTGATTCGTCACGTGACCGACCGTCCCGGTCACGACCGGCGGTATGCGATGGCAACCGACCGTGCTGAAAAGGAACTGGGCTGGCGTCCGGGACACCGATTTGAAGAGGCTCTGCCGGCAACGATTCGTTGGTATGTCGAGAATGCAGACTGGATCGAGTCGGTTGCAAGCGGTGCTTATCAGGAGTATTACCATCGCCAATACGGCAAGCGGTGA